In Pectinophora gossypiella chromosome 1, ilPecGoss1.1, whole genome shotgun sequence, one genomic interval encodes:
- the LOC126366624 gene encoding protein PFC0760c-like, whose translation STVSLRSVREPASLHHLQRGQQYISVLLLCHGALAESQVTPIIHSPGLYFDPTTNIYFYNDYWKVVTHVDIHSIEPHLNNIDKLIVQTSLLCTKIQHEDYSNCKDIFSPIEVLLESNYVKSHSLSHIISQDVPSRFKRSLEFGGEILKFFFGTLDADDARKYDSAINSFQNNEHEIFNLMKENIHVVKSSITSFNSTISKLNQNELKLNSQIDKLNEILSSTVRSNNNLIYTSRLNIFINIIEGSLLTISNFLDSIINAILFAKVNVLHPSILSPTNLFNELSKRSSSVDNKLDFPVPLNLDNIHTLMDVSKLISYYYNNKIIFIIQIPLISPIKYVVYKTIPLPTPHEKTNPNTFSLITPTKSYIALVEPEVSYC comes from the exons TCGACGGTCAGCCTCCGCTCTGTGCGTGAGCCCGCATCACTACATCATCTGCAACGTGGTCAACAGTATATCTCCGTTTT GTTATTATGTCATGGAGCACTCGCCGAATCGCAAGTCACTCCAATTATACACAGTCCTGGTCTTTATTTTGACCCTACGacgaatatttatttctataatgaTTATTGGAAAGTAGTAACTCATGTCGATATTCACTCGATAGAACCTCATCTTAACAATATAGACAAACTCATCGTACAAACTTCTCTTCTCTGTACAAAAATCCAACATGAAGATTACTCAAACTGTAAGGATATCTTCAGTCCTATAGAAGTCTTATTAGAATCGAACTACGTCAAAAGTCATTCTCTGTCTCATATTATCTCTCAAGATGTTCCATCTCGCTTCAAAAGGTCACTCGAATTTGGAGGCGAAATACTTAAATTTTTCTTTGGCACCCTCGACGCTGATGATGCGCGAAAATACGATTCCGCCATTAACTCGTTTCAAAATAATGAACATGAAATCTTCAATCTcatgaaagaaaatattcatGTAGTTAAATCATCAATAACTTCTTTTAACTCAACTATTAGTAAATTGAATCAAaacgaattaaaattaaactcgCAAATTGACAAACTAAACGAAATCTTGTCTTCCACTGTAAGAAGTAATAATAATCTAATTTATACTTCACGActtaacatttttataaacattattgaAGGATCGTTATTGACTATTTCTAATTTCTTAGACTCTATCATTAATGCAATTTTATTTGCGAAGGTAAATGTATTACACCCTTCTATTTTAAGTCCTACTAATCTTTTTAATGAACTGTCTAAACGAAGCAGTTCTGTAGATAATAAACTGGACTTCCCAGTTCCTTTAAACTTAGATAATATACATACCCTTATGGATGTATCTAAActaatttcttattattataataataaaataatttttattatacaaattcCTCTTATATCTCCTATTAAGTATGTTGTTTATAAAACGATTCCATTGCCAACTCCTCATGAAAAAACAAATCCTAATACTTTTTCTCTAATTACCCCTACTAAATCTTATATTGC tcttgTCGAGCCTGAAGTGTCCTACTGCTGA